The following proteins come from a genomic window of Myroides odoratus DSM 2801:
- a CDS encoding DUF2946 family protein, translating into MSRKKMIARVLLVVAFLFTTVFQLVHSYQHISTAVAYEQEHHTHAHYTEGRSDHGGVQLTEDHSHMDHCFACDFIPTSGLEPVQMEWHTVAYQTIQEVQEEVTLLFTPLSHVYYSLRAPPVWV; encoded by the coding sequence ATGAGTAGAAAAAAAATGATAGCGAGAGTATTGTTAGTGGTAGCTTTTTTGTTTACCACCGTATTCCAATTGGTACATAGCTATCAACATATTTCTACTGCAGTTGCTTATGAACAAGAGCATCACACACATGCACATTACACAGAAGGACGAAGTGATCATGGGGGCGTTCAGCTTACCGAAGATCACAGTCACATGGATCATTGTTTTGCTTGTGATTTTATTCCTACTTCAGGATTAGAGCCTGTTCAAATGGAATGGCACACAGTTGCCTACCAAACCATTCAAGAAGTACAAGAAGAGGTAACGTTGTTGTTTACCCCTTTATCTCACGTTTACTATTCCCTTCGCGCCCCTCCAGTATGGGTTTAA